A window of Hevea brasiliensis isolate MT/VB/25A 57/8 chromosome 14, ASM3005281v1, whole genome shotgun sequence contains these coding sequences:
- the LOC110669128 gene encoding pentatricopeptide repeat-containing protein At2g15690, mitochondrial-like: MKLASLMAIRRSRNMKLSSSSSSLFKLGSLLNPWFDFNCNSYRTLILCKTLSTSSAVPSNYQRPTPSSYQDERNPNSHWNHGNSNQWGSPQGQSNPNQWPSQGGRNHIQWNEQTQTQQQLPQHTNSGNSQFNYQNFKQNNANRGYPVSFAQQEPQQKQNQWSPQVQNYPQYQNPGQVNTNRLNSPANNFSHHQQQPQQNPNQWNSQTRNYPQYQNPREVHPNAQGYRQPRSPNQLNNQNQVYPQAGNPQQWAPQGQNPTFQNTAQDMNADINVAAPAPSIVDLMRLCKEGKLKEAIELLDKGVKADADCFYALFELCLKLEDAKKVHDFCLQSSYRGDLKLNNKVIEMYGKCASMTDARRVFDHMPDRNMDSWHLMINGYANNNLGDDGLLLFEQMRKLGLKPTEETFLAVLSACASADAVEEGFLHLESMKNEYGINPRMEHYLGVIDVLGKSGFVNEIEEYIEKLPFESTVEIWGALRNYARIHGDVDLEDLAEELMVALDSSKAFANKIPTPLPKKYSAISMLEGKNRIAEFRNPTLYKDDEKLKAMSKAVSYVPDTRYVLHDIDQEAKEQALLYHSERLAIAYGLISTPARTPLRIIKNLRVCGDCHNAIKIMSKIVGRELIVRDNKRFHHFRDGSCSCGDYW; the protein is encoded by the coding sequence ATGAAGTTGGCGTCTCTCATGGCGATTCGGCGATCACGGAACATGAAGttgtcttcttcctcttcttcgctCTTCAAGTTGGGGTCCCTTCTAAACCCTTGGTTCGATTTCAATTGCAACAGCTATAGGACCTTAATCCTCTGCAAAACCTTAAGCACATCTTCAGCTGTTCCGAGTAACTATCAAAGGCCTACTCCCTCTAGTTACCAGGATGAGAGAAACCCTAATAGCCACTGGAACCATGGGAATTCTAATCAGTGGGGCTCGCCCCAGGGCCAGAGTAACCCTAATCAGTGGCCCTCTCAAGGCGGAAGGAACCATATTCAATGGAATGAACAGACCCAGACCCAGCAACAACTTCCTCAACATACGAACTCTGGCAATAGTCAGTTCAATTACCAAAATTTTAAACAGAATAATGCCAATAGGGGATACCCTGTATCATTTGCTCAACAAGAACCACAGCAAAAGCAAAATCAGTGGAGTCCCCAAGTTCAAAACTACCCCCAATACCAAAACCCTGGTCAGGTGAACACTAATCGGCTGAATTCCCCGGCTAACAACTTTTCTCATCATCAACAGCAACCACAACAAAATCCTAATCAGTGGAATTCCCAGACTCGAAACTATCCCCAATACCAAAACCCTCGTGAGGTGCACCCTAATGCCCAGGGTTATCGGCAACCCAGAAGCCCAAATCAATTGAACAATCAAAATCAGGTGTACCCACAAGCTGGAAACCCTCAGCAGTGGGCTCCTCAGGGTCAAAACCCAACCTTCCAGAATACAGCACAGGATATGAATGCTGACATCAATGTTGCTGCTCCGGCTCCTTCAATTGTTGATTTGATGCGCTTGTGTAAGGAGGGAAAACTTAAGGAAGCTATCGAGTTGCTGGATAAAGGTGTTAAAGCTGATGCTGATTGCTTTTATGCTTTGTTTGAGTTGTGTCTGAAACTTGAGGATGCAAAAAAGGTACATGATTTCTGTTTGCAATCATCATATAGAGGTGATCTCAAGTTGAACAATAAGGTGATTGAAATGTATGGCAAATGTGCAAGTATGACTGATGCGAGGAGAGTTTTTGATCATATGCCAGATAGGAATATGGATTCATGGCATCTGATGATAAATGGGTATGCAAATAATAATTTGGGAGATGACGGTTTGctattgtttgagcagatgaggAAATTAGGGTTGAAACCAACTGAGGAAACATTCCTTGCAGTTTTGTCTGCTTGTGCCAGTGCAGATGCGGTGGAGGAAGGATTTTTACATCTTGAGTCTATGAAGAATGAGTATGGAATTAATCCAAGGATGGAACATTATTTGGGGGTTATTGATGTACTTGGGAAGTCTGGGTTTGTTAATGAAATTGAAGAGTACATTGAGAAACTGCCTTTTGAGTCGACAGTGGAAATTTGGGGTGCATTGAGGAATTATGCTCGAATTCATGGAGATGTTGATCTTGAAGACCTTGCTGAGGAGTTGATGGTTGCTCTTGACTCATCAAAGGCTTTTGCTAACAAGATACCTACTCCGCTGCCAAAGAAATATAGTGCAATCAGCATGCTTGAAGGAAAGAATAGAATAGCCGAGTTTCGGAACCCTACCCTTTACAAAGATGATGAGAAATTGAAGGCAATGAGTAAGGCGGTGAGTTATGTGCCAGACACCAGATATGTTCTTCATGACATTGATCAAGAAGCCAAGGAGCAAGCCTTGTTATATCACAGTGAGCGTTTGGCAATTGCATATGGTCTCATCAGTACTCCTGCAAGAACACCTTTGAGGATAATTAAAAACCTCCGTGTGTGTGGTGATTGTCACAATGCTATCAAGATAATGTCCAAGATTGTTGGGAGGGAATTGATTGTCAGGGATAACAAAAGATTTCATCATTTCAGGGATGGCAGTTGCTCTTGTGGAGATTATTGGTGA
- the LOC131173121 gene encoding calmodulin-like protein 30, giving the protein MQNISFLEFQCKLSRSKLLRRPSRLFSSRDRQSSSTSRTSTPPTLQPNLSEMRQVFNKFDSNKDGKISQQEYKAALRALGQENMIGEVPKIFQVVDMDGDGFIDFTEFVEAQKKGGGIKTTDIQGAFQAFDVNGDGKITAEELMEVLRCLGESCSLEDCRRMVRAVDADGDGMVNMDEFETMMTKTLINQE; this is encoded by the coding sequence ATGCAGAACATTAGTTTTCTAGAGTTCCAGTGCAAGCTTTCAAGAAGCAAGCTTCTGCGAAGGCCATCCCGATTGTTCTCTTCCCGGGACAGGCAAAGCTCTAGCACCAGCAGGACCAGCACACCACCCACTTTGCAGCCAAATTTGAGCGAGATGAGGCAGGTTTTCAATAAATTTGATTCAAACAAAGACGGCAAAATTTCTCAGCAGGAGTACAAGGCAGCATTAAGAGCTCTGGGACAGGAAAACATGATAGGAGAAGTGCCAAAGATTTTCCAGGTAGTTGATATGGATGGAGATGGATTTATAGATTTCACAGAGTTTGTTGAAGCTCAAAAGAAGGGAGGAGGCATTAAGACGACAGACATTCAAGGTGCTTTTCAAGCATTTGACGTTAACGGAGACGGGAAGATAACTGCTGAGGAACTTATGGAAGTCTTAAGGTGTCTCGGTGAGAGTTGCAGCCTAGAGGATTGCCGGAGAATGGTCAGGGCAGTTGATGCTGATGGTGATGGCATGGTTAACATGGATGAGTTCGAAACCATGATGACAAAGACTTTGATTAATCAAGAATAA
- the LOC110638402 gene encoding calmodulin-like protein 30 — translation MQNISFLEFQYKLSRSKLLRRPSRLFSSRDRQSSSTSRTSTPPTLQPNLSEMRQVFNKFDSNKDGKISQQEYKATLRALGQENMIGEVPKIFQVVDMDGDGFIDFTEFVEAQKKGGGIKTTDIQGAFQAFDVNGDGKITAEELMEVLRCLGESCSLEDCRRMVRAVDADGDGMVNMDEFETMMTKTFINRE, via the coding sequence ATGCAGAATATTAGTTTTCTAGAGTTCCAGTACAAGCTTTCAAGAAGCAAGCTTCTGCGAAGGCCATCCCGATTGTTCTCTTCCCGGGACAGGCAAAGCTCTAGCACCAGCAGGACCAGCACACCACCCACTTTGCAGCCAAATTTGAGCGAGATGAGGCAGGTTTTCAATAAATTTGATTCAAACAAAGACGGCAAAATTTCTCAGCAGGAGTACAAGGCCACACTAAGAGCTCTGGGACAGGAAAACATGATAGGAGAAGTGCCAAAGATTTTCCAGGTGGTTGATATGGATGGAGATGGATTTATAGATTTCACAGAGTTTGTTGAAGCTCAAAAGAAGGGAGGAGGCATTAAGACGACAGACATTCAAGGTGCTTTTCAAGCATTTGACGTTAACGGAGACGGGAAGATAACTGCTGAGGAACTTATGGAAGTCTTAAGGTGTCTCGGTGAGAGTTGCAGCCTAGAGGATTGCCGGAGAATGGTGAGGGCAGTTGATGCTGATGGTGATGGTATGGTTAACATGGATGAGTTCGAAACCATGATGACAAAGACTTTTATTAATCGAGAATGA
- the LOC110638401 gene encoding protein disulfide-isomerase SCO2 gives MLPINPTSLFSPSNPSPLSPLPFTATTSHRCFAAGDFRLGPTFPRWFHFTSAAVDAGSIRIGQESDGTASVPADGSSTSPQRREVGGGGSSGSIRVNAREKKWSRNRESYLADNEDALPLPMTYPDSKPVPPEEIDKRLRCDPEVQDCREVVYEWTGKCRSCQGSGYVSYYNKRGKETICKCIPCLGIGYVQKITARKDIDVMEDLDNGRPP, from the exons ATGCTACCCATAAACCCTACCTCTCTCTTCTCCCCTTCAAATCCCTCTCCTCTTTCCCCTCTACCCTTTACCGCCACCACCTCTCACCGCTGCTTTGCAGCCGGCGACTTTCGACTAGGACCCACATTCCCCAGGTGGTTCCACTTCACATCCGCTGCTGTCGACGCTGGCAGCATTCGAATTGGCCAGGAATCTGACGGAACAGCTTCTGTGCCTGCAGACGGTTCCTCCACCTCCCCTCAGAGGCGGGAAGTTGGAGGTGGTGGCAGCAGCGGTAGCATTAGGGTGAATGCAAGAGAGAAAAAGTGGTCGAGAAATAGAGAGAGTTATTTGGCTGATAATGAAGACGCTCTTCCTCTTCCTATGACTTATCCTGATTCTAAACCCGTCCCTCCTGAGGAGATTGATAAACGGCTTCGATGTGATCCCGAAGTTCAG GACTGTAGGGAAGTGGTTTATGAGTGGACTGGAAAGTGCCGAAGTTGCCAAGGCTCGGGATATGTCAGCTATTATAATAAAAGAGGGAAAGAGACTATTTGCAAGTGTATACCTTGCCTTGGGATTG GATATGTGCAGAAAATAACAGCTCGCAAGGACATTGATGTAATGGAGGACTTGGATAATGGAAGGCCACCCTGA